From a region of the Haloferax volcanii DS2 genome:
- a CDS encoding 30S ribosomal protein S17 yields the protein MAIGLDVPMPPEPDDSEAYDYEKCPFYGSLSVRGQTLEGTVVSTDMAKTVIVEREYDVFVPKYDRYMKRRSRIPAHVPGVLDDVAVGDEVTIAETRPLSKTKSHVVVEIMGGDE from the coding sequence ATGGCGATAGGACTTGACGTTCCAATGCCTCCGGAACCTGACGATTCCGAGGCTTACGACTACGAAAAATGTCCGTTCTACGGCTCGCTCTCCGTCCGGGGTCAGACCCTGGAGGGGACGGTCGTCTCGACGGACATGGCAAAGACCGTCATCGTCGAGCGGGAGTACGACGTATTCGTTCCGAAGTACGACCGCTACATGAAGCGACGTTCCCGCATCCCGGCACACGTGCCGGGCGTGCTCGACGACGTCGCTGTCGGTGACGAAGTAACGATTGCGGAGACCCGACCTCTCTCGAAGACGAAATCTCACGTCGTCGTCGAGATTATGGGAGGTGACGAGTGA
- the rpl4p gene encoding 50S ribosomal protein L4, producing MQATIRDLNGDDAGSIDLPEVFETAYRPDLIKRAVIAAQANRKQPYGADPYARLRTPAESMGSGRGMSHDPRQNGVARRVPHAVSGRRAHPPKAEKDQGKEINTKERKLAVRSALAATTDPELVAERGHRFDDDVELPLVVSDDFEDLVKTQEVVDLLQSLGVSDDIERSEENKKVKSGQGKLRGRKYTRPKSILFVTADEPSKAARNLAGVDVATAANVSAEDLAPGTHAGRLTLFTESALEEVAER from the coding sequence ATGCAGGCAACTATCCGAGACCTGAACGGCGACGACGCGGGCAGCATCGACCTGCCCGAGGTCTTCGAGACGGCTTACCGTCCGGACCTCATCAAGCGTGCCGTCATCGCCGCGCAGGCAAACCGAAAACAGCCGTACGGTGCCGACCCCTACGCCCGACTTCGAACCCCGGCAGAGTCCATGGGCAGCGGCCGTGGGATGTCCCACGACCCACGCCAGAACGGCGTCGCCCGACGCGTCCCGCACGCCGTCTCCGGCCGTCGCGCTCACCCGCCGAAGGCCGAGAAGGACCAGGGGAAGGAGATTAACACGAAGGAGCGTAAGCTCGCCGTCCGCTCGGCGCTCGCCGCCACGACGGACCCCGAGCTGGTCGCCGAGCGCGGTCACCGCTTCGACGACGACGTCGAGCTCCCCCTCGTCGTCTCCGACGACTTCGAGGACCTCGTCAAGACGCAGGAGGTCGTCGACCTCCTGCAGTCGCTCGGCGTCTCCGACGACATCGAGCGCTCCGAGGAGAACAAGAAGGTCAAGAGCGGCCAGGGCAAGCTCCGCGGTCGCAAGTACACCCGTCCGAAGTCCATCCTCTTCGTGACGGCCGACGAGCCCTCGAAGGCGGCTCGCAACCTCGCCGGCGTCGACGTCGCCACCGCGGCGAACGTCTCCGCCGAGGACCTCGCGCCCGGCACCCACGCCGGTCGCCTCACGCTGTTCACCGAGAGCGCGCTCGAGGAGGTCGCAGAACGATGA
- a CDS encoding 50S ribosomal protein L3, with the protein MPQPSRPRKGSMGFSPRKRAVKEVPRIKSWPSDDGSPALQGFAGYKAGMTHVMMVNDEADSPHEGMEESVPVTVVETPPMRAVALRAYEQTPYGMKPQTEVWAGEFHDELDRVLDLPAEDTFDSDADALREAVEAGEVDDLRVITHTVPSELANVPKKKPDVMETRVGGGSMVERADFALDLVAEGGEHEMSDVFRAGEYLDAAGVTKGKGTQGPVKRWGVQKRKGKHARQGWRRRIGNLGPWNPSRVRSTVPQLGQTGYHQRTELNKRLIDLGEGDDASVEGGFVNYGEVDGSYALIKGSLPGPNKRLLRFRPAIRPNDQPRLDPEVRYVSTASNQG; encoded by the coding sequence ATGCCACAACCAAGCAGACCACGAAAAGGCTCGATGGGCTTCAGCCCGCGCAAGCGAGCAGTCAAGGAGGTTCCACGCATCAAGTCGTGGCCGTCCGACGACGGCTCCCCAGCGCTGCAGGGCTTCGCCGGTTACAAGGCCGGTATGACCCACGTGATGATGGTCAACGACGAGGCAGACTCCCCCCACGAAGGAATGGAGGAGTCCGTCCCGGTGACCGTCGTCGAGACGCCGCCGATGCGCGCCGTCGCCCTTCGCGCCTACGAGCAGACGCCGTACGGTATGAAGCCGCAGACCGAGGTCTGGGCGGGCGAGTTCCACGACGAACTCGACCGCGTCCTCGACCTGCCGGCAGAAGACACGTTCGACTCGGACGCCGACGCGCTTCGCGAGGCCGTCGAGGCCGGCGAAGTCGATGACCTCCGCGTCATCACGCACACGGTGCCCTCCGAGCTCGCGAACGTGCCCAAGAAGAAGCCCGACGTGATGGAGACTCGCGTCGGCGGCGGCTCCATGGTGGAGCGCGCCGACTTCGCCCTCGACCTCGTTGCCGAGGGCGGCGAACACGAGATGTCCGACGTGTTCCGCGCCGGCGAGTACCTCGACGCCGCGGGAGTCACGAAGGGTAAGGGTACGCAGGGTCCCGTCAAGCGATGGGGCGTCCAGAAGCGTAAGGGCAAGCACGCCCGCCAGGGCTGGAGACGCCGTATTGGCAACCTCGGCCCCTGGAACCCGTCCCGTGTCCGCTCTACGGTTCCGCAGCTCGGTCAGACCGGTTACCACCAGCGCACCGAGCTCAACAAGCGCCTCATCGACCTCGGTGAGGGCGACGACGCCTCCGTCGAAGGTGGCTTCGTCAACTACGGCGAGGTCGACGGCTCGTACGCGCTCATCAAGGGCTCGCTGCCGGGCCCCAACAAGCGCCTCCTGCGGTTCCGCCCGGCCATCCGGCCGAACGACCAGCCGCGCCTCGACCCCGAGGTGCGCTACGTCTCTACCGCATCGAACCAGGGTTAA
- a CDS encoding DUF7130 family rubredoxin-like protein, with protein sequence MAIKTPARPTEPAQPLDDERARWEAVETTAETASRAVRPPTVVEHQRLPEKDFGEARLVWRCDDCGELGSLTAFPSACPDCGAGREALFYFTED encoded by the coding sequence ATGGCAATAAAGACACCTGCGCGACCGACCGAGCCGGCGCAACCGCTCGACGACGAACGAGCGCGGTGGGAGGCCGTCGAGACGACCGCCGAGACGGCGTCTCGAGCGGTTCGACCGCCGACCGTCGTCGAACATCAGCGACTGCCCGAGAAGGACTTCGGCGAGGCGCGACTCGTCTGGCGCTGCGACGACTGCGGCGAACTCGGCTCGCTGACGGCGTTCCCGTCGGCGTGTCCCGACTGCGGCGCGGGTCGCGAGGCGCTGTTCTACTTCACCGAGGACTGA
- a CDS encoding 30S ribosomal protein S14, producing MSDSETEQTGEHASRRTGQENECRRCGRKQGLVSKYDINLCRQCFREIAREMGFKKYR from the coding sequence ATGAGCGATAGCGAAACAGAACAGACGGGCGAGCACGCGTCCCGCCGCACCGGCCAGGAGAACGAGTGCCGGCGCTGCGGTCGAAAGCAGGGACTTGTCAGCAAGTACGACATCAACCTGTGCCGCCAGTGCTTCCGAGAGATCGCCCGCGAGATGGGATTCAAGAAGTACCGATAA
- a CDS encoding 30S ribosomal protein S4e: protein MTRHQKRLSVPKSWPVERKTGTFTVKAGAGPHGEEGVPLLIVLRDVLGYVDSKKEAQYALNHQSILVNGDVASDVRRPIGMFDILAFVQREEYYRVFPDEGGRLALTPIDADSASSRLGKIVNKTQVGGGDFQLTLHDGATLVVEDASEYSGKDSIVVDNETKDVVAHFPYEEGALVTAVNGQHAGEIGEVTEIIVTPGSGNNSVVVETEDGEFETVEQYVVVIDENFTGSDDESEARQAADGGDDE, encoded by the coding sequence ATGACTCGACACCAGAAGCGACTGTCCGTACCGAAGTCCTGGCCGGTCGAGCGCAAGACAGGCACGTTCACGGTCAAGGCCGGAGCGGGTCCGCACGGCGAAGAGGGGGTTCCCCTCCTCATCGTCCTGCGCGACGTGCTCGGCTACGTGGACTCGAAGAAGGAGGCCCAGTACGCCCTCAACCACCAGAGCATTCTGGTCAACGGCGACGTGGCCTCCGACGTCCGCCGTCCCATCGGGATGTTCGACATCCTGGCGTTCGTCCAGCGAGAGGAGTACTACCGCGTCTTCCCCGACGAGGGAGGCCGCCTGGCGCTGACCCCCATCGACGCCGACTCGGCATCCAGCCGTCTCGGTAAGATCGTGAACAAGACGCAGGTCGGCGGTGGCGACTTCCAGCTGACGCTCCACGACGGGGCGACCCTCGTCGTCGAGGACGCCTCGGAGTACAGCGGCAAGGACTCCATCGTCGTCGACAACGAGACGAAGGATGTCGTCGCGCACTTCCCCTACGAGGAAGGCGCGCTCGTCACGGCCGTCAACGGCCAGCACGCCGGCGAAATCGGCGAGGTCACCGAGATCATCGTCACGCCCGGCAGCGGAAACAACTCCGTTGTCGTCGAGACCGAAGACGGCGAGTTCGAGACGGTCGAACAGTACGTCGTCGTCATCGACGAGAACTTCACGGGTTCGGACGACGAGTCCGAAGCACGTCAGGCTGCTGACGGCGGTGATGACGAATGA
- a CDS encoding 50S ribosomal protein L14 produces MEALKADITKGVARGSLVTCADNTGARELKIISVAGYSGTKNRHPKAGIGDKVTVSVTKGTPEMRRQVLEAVIVRQRKSIRRPDGTRVKFEDNAAVIIDEMEEPRGTEIKGPVAREVAERFGSIASTATMIV; encoded by the coding sequence ATGGAAGCGCTCAAAGCGGACATCACCAAGGGTGTCGCCCGTGGCTCGCTGGTCACGTGCGCCGACAACACCGGCGCTCGTGAACTGAAGATTATCAGCGTCGCGGGTTACTCCGGCACGAAGAACCGCCACCCCAAGGCAGGCATCGGGGACAAGGTGACCGTCTCGGTCACCAAAGGTACCCCCGAGATGCGCCGCCAGGTGCTCGAAGCGGTCATCGTCCGCCAGCGGAAATCCATCCGCCGGCCCGATGGCACGCGTGTGAAGTTCGAGGACAACGCCGCCGTCATCATCGACGAGATGGAAGAGCCTCGCGGGACCGAAATCAAGGGTCCCGTCGCACGCGAAGTCGCCGAGCGCTTCGGGAGTATCGCATCGACGGCTACGATGATCGTATAG
- a CDS encoding 50S ribosomal protein L23, with amino-acid sequence MSIIEHPLVTEKAMNQMDFDNKLQFIVHIDSTKSDVKSEVESRYDVTVEKVNTQVTMKGKKKATVRLSEDDDAQEVASRIGVF; translated from the coding sequence ATGAGCATCATCGAACACCCGCTGGTCACGGAGAAGGCGATGAACCAGATGGACTTCGACAACAAGCTCCAGTTCATCGTCCACATCGACTCGACGAAGTCCGACGTCAAGTCGGAAGTCGAGTCGCGCTACGACGTGACCGTCGAGAAGGTCAACACGCAGGTCACGATGAAAGGCAAAAAGAAAGCAACAGTTCGTCTCTCTGAAGACGACGACGCGCAGGAAGTCGCGTCGCGTATCGGGGTGTTCTAA
- a CDS encoding 50S ribosomal protein L6 codes for MSRIEIEIPDEVSAEVKNLELTIEGPNGSVTKRLWYPNVSVSAEDGAVVIESDVENAKTNATIGTFESHVNNMLHGATEGWEYKMEVHYAHFPMQVSVEGSDVVIKNFLGEKSPRRAQIRGDTDVQVDGEELTLTGSNKEDVGQTAADIEQLTRVKDKDTRVFTDGVYITQKPQTGDA; via the coding sequence ATGAGCCGAATAGAAATCGAAATCCCGGACGAGGTATCCGCCGAGGTCAAGAACCTCGAGCTCACCATCGAGGGCCCCAACGGAAGCGTCACCAAGCGCCTCTGGTACCCGAACGTCTCGGTCTCCGCCGAAGACGGCGCTGTCGTCATCGAGAGCGACGTCGAGAACGCGAAGACCAACGCGACCATCGGTACCTTCGAGAGCCACGTGAACAACATGCTTCACGGCGCGACCGAGGGGTGGGAGTACAAGATGGAAGTCCACTACGCTCACTTCCCGATGCAGGTCAGCGTGGAAGGCAGCGACGTGGTCATCAAGAACTTCCTCGGCGAGAAGTCCCCGCGACGAGCGCAGATTCGCGGCGACACGGACGTACAGGTCGACGGCGAAGAACTCACCCTGACGGGCTCCAACAAGGAGGACGTCGGGCAGACCGCCGCCGACATCGAACAACTCACCCGCGTCAAGGACAAGGACACTCGCGTGTTCACCGACGGCGTGTACATCACCCAGAAACCGCAGACTGGTGATGCCTAA
- a CDS encoding ribonuclease P protein component 1: protein MPLTPETLTRHELNGLHVEVVDAANPDLVGIAGRIVVETMHTFMVDDGSRVRQVPKRGATFEFAIPRTDEAADAAKASGTASKLRSDTTGGFDASQSDRLADSSSAASPSGNCEGVAYVTVDGAQLLSRPALRTETTGDSKWR from the coding sequence ATGCCACTGACACCCGAGACCCTCACGCGACACGAACTCAACGGCCTCCACGTGGAGGTCGTCGACGCGGCGAACCCCGACCTCGTCGGAATAGCCGGTCGCATCGTCGTCGAGACGATGCACACGTTCATGGTCGACGACGGGTCTCGGGTGCGGCAGGTGCCAAAACGAGGGGCGACCTTCGAATTTGCGATTCCGCGTACAGATGAAGCCGCCGACGCTGCGAAGGCGTCGGGGACCGCGTCCAAACTTCGGTCGGATACTACTGGCGGATTTGATGCCAGTCAGTCTGATCGGCTCGCCGACTCATCATCGGCGGCTTCCCCCTCGGGGAATTGCGAGGGCGTGGCCTACGTTACGGTGGATGGCGCACAACTGCTCTCACGACCCGCCCTGCGCACCGAAACTACTGGTGACTCGAAATGGCGATAG
- a CDS encoding 50S ribosomal protein L22 has protein sequence MGINYSVEADPDTTAKGMLRDRPISIKHSKAISRAIKGMPVADAEEYLEAVIDGERSVPFKQHNSGVGHRSDIDGWDAGRYPEKASKAFLELLENVRNNATEQGFDGPAMEIKHVAAHKVGERQGRKPRAFGRADPWNTPICDVELIIEEVEE, from the coding sequence ATGGGAATCAACTACAGCGTCGAGGCCGACCCGGACACCACGGCCAAGGGTATGCTCCGGGACCGGCCCATCAGCATCAAGCACAGCAAGGCCATCTCCCGCGCCATCAAGGGGATGCCCGTCGCCGACGCAGAGGAGTACCTCGAAGCCGTCATCGACGGCGAGCGGTCGGTTCCGTTCAAGCAGCACAACTCCGGCGTCGGTCACCGAAGCGACATCGACGGCTGGGACGCGGGACGGTACCCCGAGAAGGCGTCCAAGGCGTTCCTCGAACTCCTCGAAAACGTTCGCAACAACGCGACCGAACAGGGGTTCGACGGACCGGCCATGGAGATCAAGCACGTCGCCGCCCACAAGGTCGGCGAGCGTCAGGGTCGCAAGCCCCGCGCCTTCGGTCGGGCGGACCCGTGGAACACCCCAATCTGTGACGTCGAACTCATCATCGAAGAGGTCGAGGAATAA
- a CDS encoding putative RNA uridine N3 methyltransferase yields MKLSVLVPSSLVREAEDQREATRKLGYVARAAAVFRANELVVFPDEDGENNWGGEFVETVLRYAATPPYLRKEVWGKRDELRYAGILPPVLVASTTADDSDESPALREGIVTEVGPDDRVRVNCGMQHPISLFVPPGMDLTEGERVAVRISSREPVRARIVDEPLPGFDVSRMDLTEALGRPDAGVRIATSRYGEPLSVPTLGDLTARITDAGGMTVVFGSPGRGLPDMLGMPPEDVADVEPSVGPGFDLWLNTIPRQGSEVVRTEEAMFASLASLTLTE; encoded by the coding sequence ATGAAACTCAGCGTACTCGTGCCGTCCTCACTCGTCCGGGAAGCCGAAGATCAACGCGAGGCAACTCGCAAACTCGGCTACGTCGCCCGCGCGGCGGCGGTCTTCCGGGCGAACGAACTCGTCGTCTTCCCCGACGAAGACGGCGAGAACAACTGGGGCGGCGAGTTCGTCGAAACCGTACTTCGGTACGCCGCGACGCCCCCCTACCTCCGCAAAGAGGTCTGGGGCAAGCGCGACGAACTCCGCTACGCTGGTATCCTGCCGCCCGTTCTCGTCGCGTCTACGACCGCGGACGACTCCGACGAGTCGCCCGCGTTGCGAGAAGGAATCGTGACCGAGGTCGGACCTGACGACCGCGTTCGGGTCAATTGCGGAATGCAACACCCGATCTCCCTGTTCGTCCCTCCCGGGATGGACCTCACAGAGGGAGAGCGCGTCGCTGTCAGGATCTCTTCGCGAGAACCGGTCCGTGCGCGGATCGTCGACGAGCCCCTTCCGGGCTTCGACGTATCCCGCATGGACCTCACGGAAGCACTCGGCAGGCCGGATGCGGGCGTGCGAATCGCCACGTCTCGCTATGGCGAACCGCTGTCGGTCCCCACATTGGGCGACTTGACGGCCCGCATCACCGATGCCGGCGGCATGACCGTCGTCTTCGGGTCGCCGGGCCGTGGGCTTCCGGACATGCTCGGGATGCCTCCCGAGGATGTTGCAGACGTCGAACCTTCCGTTGGTCCGGGGTTCGACCTCTGGCTCAATACGATTCCGCGACAGGGCAGCGAGGTCGTGCGAACGGAGGAAGCGATGTTCGCCTCCCTCGCCTCCCTGACACTCACGGAGTGA
- a CDS encoding 50S ribosomal protein L2 translates to MGRRIQGQRRGRGTSTFRAPSHRYKAELSHKKSEDKDTISGTVVGIEHDPARSAPIALVEFEDEQRMILAPEGISVGEELQIGVSAEIKPGNTLPLAEIPEGVPVCNVEHQPGDGGKFARASGVSAQLLSHDRKVAIVKLPSGEVKRLNPNCRATIGVVAGGGRTEKPFVKAGKKYHKMKARGIKWPRVRGVAMNAVDHPFGGGGRQHPGQPKSVSRNAPPGRKVGDIASKRTGRGGKGGK, encoded by the coding sequence ATGGGACGCCGAATTCAGGGCCAGCGTCGCGGTCGCGGTACGTCCACGTTCCGGGCGCCGTCGCACCGCTACAAGGCCGAACTGTCGCACAAGAAGTCCGAAGACAAAGACACCATCTCGGGGACGGTCGTCGGCATCGAGCACGACCCCGCACGCAGTGCGCCCATCGCCCTCGTCGAGTTCGAGGACGAACAGCGCATGATTCTCGCGCCCGAGGGCATCAGCGTCGGCGAAGAGCTTCAGATCGGCGTCTCCGCCGAGATCAAGCCCGGCAACACGCTGCCGCTCGCCGAGATTCCCGAGGGTGTTCCCGTCTGTAACGTCGAGCACCAGCCCGGCGACGGCGGGAAGTTCGCCCGCGCCTCCGGCGTGAGCGCGCAGCTGCTCTCGCACGACCGCAAGGTCGCTATCGTGAAGCTCCCGTCGGGCGAGGTCAAGCGCCTCAACCCCAACTGCCGAGCCACCATCGGCGTCGTCGCCGGTGGCGGCCGCACGGAGAAGCCGTTCGTCAAGGCAGGGAAGAAGTACCACAAGATGAAAGCGCGCGGTATCAAGTGGCCGCGCGTGCGTGGTGTTGCTATGAACGCCGTCGACCACCCGTTCGGTGGCGGCGGCCGGCAGCACCCCGGTCAGCCGAAGTCCGTCTCGCGGAACGCTCCGCCGGGCCGGAAGGTCGGTGACATCGCCTCCAAACGCACCGGTCGCGGTGGCAAGGGAGGTAAGTAA
- a CDS encoding 50S ribosomal protein L5 encodes MSEADFHEMRDPRIEKVVVHMGVGEGGRELAKAEDILEEITGQESVRTISGRASQDFGVRRGEPVGAKVTLRGDTAVEFLETALPIADLSVSSFDETGNFGFGVEEHTEFPSQEYDPQIGIYGLDVTVNLVRPGYRVKKRDKRSRQIPSSHRMTVEDAVAFIESTFDVEVEE; translated from the coding sequence ATGAGCGAGGCTGACTTCCACGAGATGCGCGACCCGCGCATCGAGAAGGTCGTCGTCCACATGGGCGTCGGCGAAGGTGGTCGCGAACTCGCCAAGGCCGAAGACATCCTCGAAGAGATCACCGGTCAGGAGAGCGTTCGCACGATCTCCGGCCGCGCCTCCCAGGACTTCGGCGTTCGCCGCGGCGAACCCGTCGGCGCGAAGGTCACCCTTCGCGGTGACACCGCCGTCGAGTTCCTCGAAACCGCACTCCCCATCGCGGACCTCTCTGTCTCGTCGTTCGACGAGACCGGCAACTTCGGCTTCGGCGTCGAAGAGCACACGGAGTTCCCGAGCCAGGAGTACGACCCGCAGATCGGTATCTACGGGCTGGACGTGACGGTCAACCTCGTCCGCCCCGGCTACCGAGTGAAAAAGCGCGACAAGCGTTCCCGTCAGATTCCGTCGTCCCACCGGATGACCGTCGAGGACGCCGTCGCGTTCATCGAGTCCACGTTCGACGTGGAGGTTGAAGAATGA
- the rplX gene encoding 50S ribosomal protein L24 gives MTRQPRKQRTQIRDAPLHERQKQVRAPLSADLREEYGSRNVRVNAGDTVEVLRGDFAGEESEVTEVDLTDAVIYVDGVVVEKADGEEVPRPLQASNVRVTELDLEDDVREARLKEDNE, from the coding sequence ATGACTCGACAACCGCGCAAACAGCGAACCCAGATTCGCGACGCGCCGCTCCACGAGCGGCAAAAGCAGGTCCGCGCACCGCTGTCGGCCGACCTCCGCGAGGAGTACGGCAGCCGTAACGTCCGCGTCAACGCGGGCGACACGGTCGAGGTGCTCCGCGGCGACTTCGCCGGCGAAGAAAGCGAAGTCACCGAGGTCGACCTCACCGACGCCGTCATCTACGTCGACGGTGTCGTCGTTGAGAAAGCCGACGGCGAGGAGGTCCCACGCCCCCTTCAGGCCAGTAACGTCCGCGTGACGGAACTGGACCTCGAAGACGACGTGCGCGAGGCCCGACTCAAGGAGGATAACGAATGA
- a CDS encoding 30S ribosomal protein S19 has protein sequence MSTQYRTGREGEFTYRGYTLDELQEMELDEVAELLPARQRRTITRGLSAEHEKLLAKAQDKTEEETANAPIRTHLRDMPILPEFVGLTFAVYTGQEFERTQIQPEMIGHYLGEFQLTRSSVEHGQAGIGATRSSKFVPLK, from the coding sequence ATGAGTACGCAATACCGCACCGGCCGCGAAGGTGAGTTCACCTACCGCGGCTACACGCTCGACGAGCTGCAGGAGATGGAGCTCGACGAGGTCGCGGAACTGCTCCCCGCTCGTCAGCGGCGAACCATCACCCGAGGCCTGTCGGCCGAGCACGAGAAGCTGCTCGCGAAGGCTCAGGACAAGACGGAAGAGGAGACGGCCAACGCGCCCATTCGAACGCACCTGCGCGACATGCCGATTCTCCCCGAATTCGTCGGTCTCACCTTCGCCGTCTACACCGGTCAGGAGTTCGAGCGCACCCAGATTCAGCCCGAGATGATCGGCCACTACCTGGGCGAGTTCCAGCTGACCCGTAGCTCGGTCGAGCACGGTCAGGCCGGTATCGGCGCGACCCGGTCTTCGAAGTTCGTGCCCCTCAAGTAA
- a CDS encoding 30S ribosomal protein S8, translating into MADNDPLSSALSGVDNAESVGHLSHEIQPASNIIGSVLEVFYDRGYIDGFEFVDDGKAGLFEVELKGAINDCGVVKPRYSAGADDFEKWEKRFLPARDYGALIVTTSHGVMSHYEAREKGIGGQIIAYVY; encoded by the coding sequence ATGGCTGACAACGACCCACTCAGTAGCGCGCTCTCCGGTGTGGACAACGCCGAGAGCGTCGGACACCTGTCCCACGAGATCCAGCCCGCCTCCAACATCATCGGCTCCGTCCTCGAGGTCTTCTACGACCGCGGGTACATCGACGGCTTCGAGTTCGTCGACGACGGCAAGGCCGGTCTGTTCGAGGTTGAACTGAAAGGCGCAATCAACGATTGTGGCGTCGTCAAGCCCCGGTATTCCGCCGGAGCCGACGACTTCGAGAAATGGGAGAAGCGATTCCTCCCCGCCCGTGACTACGGCGCGCTCATCGTCACGACGAGCCACGGCGTCATGAGCCACTACGAGGCCCGCGAGAAGGGCATCGGTGGCCAGATCATCGCCTACGTCTACTAG
- a CDS encoding 30S ribosomal protein S3, with amino-acid sequence MADEHQFIENGLQRSQIDEFFAEELGRAGYGGMDVAKTPMGTQIVLKAEKPGMVIGKGGKNIRKVTRELEERFNLDDPQIDVQEVDEPDLNARIVADRLANALERGWYFRKAGHTTIDRIMDAGALGAEIVLSGKVTGARSRVEKFNRGYIKHNGEPAQEIVDEGQGVAVMKLGTIGVTVKIIPPGARLPDDFEVEEDANPDAVEQIEETESVEDLLEEEPEEVPDVSEDADADAETDAVDEDVVEEAAVEAVEEEVVDDADDEEEAVEEVVDDDEELDEDVAEEAADLVAEMEDEDDDETEEE; translated from the coding sequence ATGGCTGACGAACACCAATTCATCGAGAACGGACTGCAGCGGTCCCAGATCGACGAGTTCTTCGCAGAAGAGCTCGGTCGAGCGGGCTACGGCGGCATGGACGTCGCCAAGACGCCGATGGGCACGCAGATCGTGCTCAAGGCCGAAAAGCCCGGGATGGTCATCGGGAAAGGCGGGAAGAACATCCGTAAGGTCACCCGCGAACTCGAAGAGCGGTTCAACCTCGACGACCCCCAGATCGACGTGCAGGAAGTCGACGAACCGGACCTCAACGCCCGGATCGTCGCCGACCGCCTCGCCAACGCGCTCGAGCGCGGTTGGTACTTCCGTAAGGCGGGCCACACGACCATCGACCGCATCATGGACGCCGGCGCACTCGGTGCCGAAATCGTCCTCTCCGGTAAGGTCACGGGCGCTCGCTCCCGTGTCGAGAAGTTCAACCGCGGCTACATCAAGCACAACGGCGAGCCCGCACAGGAGATCGTCGACGAGGGCCAGGGCGTCGCAGTCATGAAGCTCGGTACCATCGGCGTGACGGTCAAAATCATCCCGCCGGGTGCCCGCCTCCCCGACGACTTCGAAGTCGAGGAAGACGCCAACCCCGACGCGGTCGAACAGATCGAAGAGACCGAAAGCGTCGAGGACCTCCTCGAAGAGGAGCCGGAAGAGGTTCCGGACGTCTCCGAGGACGCCGACGCCGACGCCGAGACGGACGCCGTCGACGAAGACGTCGTCGAGGAAGCGGCCGTCGAAGCGGTCGAAGAGGAAGTCGTCGACGATGCCGACGACGAGGAGGAAGCAGTCGAGGAAGTCGTCGACGACGACGAAGAACTCGACGAAGACGTCGCCGAAGAGGCGGCGGACCTCGTCGCGGAGATGGAAGACGAAGACGACGACGAAACGGAGGAAGAATAA
- the rpmC gene encoding 50S ribosomal protein L29 — protein MAILYTEEIRDMTPAERTAELEDLETELLNAKAVQAAGGAPENPGRVSELKKTIARIKTIQGEEGDLDEE, from the coding sequence ATGGCGATCCTCTACACCGAAGAGATTCGCGACATGACGCCCGCAGAGCGCACCGCCGAACTCGAAGATCTCGAGACGGAGCTGCTCAACGCGAAGGCCGTGCAGGCCGCGGGTGGCGCGCCGGAGAACCCCGGTCGCGTCTCTGAACTGAAGAAGACCATCGCCCGAATCAAGACGATTCAGGGCGAAGAAGGCGACCTCGACGAAGAATAA